The proteins below are encoded in one region of uncultured Eubacteriales bacterium:
- a CDS encoding conserved hypothetical protein (Evidence 4 : Homologs of previously reported genes of unknown function), with protein MKNIDWRWSSEKAQWAAKDPVPLESADATLTPDGREYQAMHGFGGCFNELGWRALQALAPEGRAAVMNELFSPAGAGLNVCRLPIGANDYSFDWYSLDEVPGDYALEHFSLERDKKALIPYIKEALALAPDLKLFASPWSPPTWMKDPPVYNWGKLIRTPENLRSYADYFVKFIRGYAAEGIEIEQVHVQNEPVANQKFPSCMWTGEELREFIRDRLGPAMEKAGLGTELWLGTINAPGCDFNRLIFDKWATEDYDYFANTVLSDPEALKYLSGVSYQWGGKVAIQRTFESWWPRLRLMQSENECGFGDNTWEYARYVWTMLKHYISNGAESYLYWNLVLEPMGRSTWGDPQNAMVTVDPGVGSVTYNPDFYIMKHFSAPIARGAVRLGAKGTFAGDSLLFRNPDGSLVLELFNPFERVFIVAVELEGEIYRFPLEPRSVNSIVLSDGKQV; from the coding sequence ATGAAAAATATCGACTGGCGCTGGTCCAGCGAAAAAGCCCAGTGGGCCGCGAAAGACCCCGTGCCTCTGGAGAGCGCGGACGCCACCCTGACCCCGGACGGACGGGAGTACCAGGCCATGCACGGTTTCGGCGGATGTTTCAACGAACTGGGCTGGCGCGCGCTTCAAGCACTTGCGCCCGAGGGCCGGGCTGCTGTGATGAACGAGCTGTTTTCCCCGGCGGGGGCAGGCCTCAACGTCTGCCGCCTTCCTATCGGAGCCAACGACTACTCCTTCGATTGGTATAGCCTGGACGAGGTACCGGGGGACTACGCTCTGGAGCATTTCTCTCTTGAGCGGGACAAGAAAGCTTTGATTCCGTATATCAAAGAGGCGCTGGCTCTTGCCCCCGACCTGAAGCTATTCGCATCCCCCTGGTCGCCCCCGACCTGGATGAAGGATCCGCCGGTCTACAACTGGGGCAAGCTCATCCGCACCCCGGAGAACCTACGCTCCTATGCGGACTATTTCGTAAAGTTTATTCGGGGCTATGCCGCCGAGGGTATTGAGATCGAGCAGGTCCACGTCCAGAATGAGCCGGTGGCCAACCAGAAGTTTCCTTCCTGTATGTGGACGGGAGAGGAGCTGCGGGAGTTCATCCGTGACCGCCTGGGTCCCGCCATGGAGAAGGCGGGGCTGGGTACCGAGCTTTGGCTGGGTACCATCAACGCCCCCGGCTGCGATTTTAACCGCCTGATTTTTGACAAGTGGGCCACCGAGGACTATGACTACTTCGCCAATACCGTCCTCTCCGATCCTGAGGCACTCAAATACCTCTCAGGCGTCAGCTATCAGTGGGGCGGCAAAGTCGCCATCCAGCGTACCTTTGAGAGCTGGTGGCCCCGCCTGCGCCTCATGCAGTCGGAAAACGAGTGTGGCTTTGGAGACAACACCTGGGAGTATGCCCGGTATGTCTGGACCATGCTCAAGCACTATATCTCAAACGGAGCGGAGAGCTACCTCTATTGGAACCTGGTGTTGGAGCCCATGGGCCGGAGCACCTGGGGAGACCCCCAGAACGCCATGGTCACGGTGGACCCAGGGGTGGGGAGCGTCACTTACAACCCTGACTTTTACATTATGAAACACTTCTCCGCCCCCATAGCGCGGGGCGCGGTGCGCCTGGGCGCTAAGGGGACCTTCGCCGGAGACAGCCTGCTTTTCCGCAATCCCGACGGCTCGCTGGTGCTGGAGCTCTTTAACCCCTTTGAACGGGTGTTCATTGTGGCGGTGGAGCTGGAGGGGGAAATCTACCGTTTTCCTCTGGAGCCCCGGTCAGTCAACAGCATTGTGCTATCAGACGGAAAGCAGGTGTGA
- a CDS encoding conserved hypothetical protein (Evidence 4 : Homologs of previously reported genes of unknown function): MEATLFLTTFDGGRAAAHRKSIAFQPDEGGQELGLVNLYPEMRYQEIFAFGGAITDAVGATLERLPPEHAQEIIDAYFGPKGIGYRAIRTHIDSCDFSTDQYSAVTDISDTELRTFSLERDERRIIPWIKAAYRAAGREVPVMLSPWSPPAFMKTNGSRNGGGRLLKEYYPLWARYLCRYIKEYRARGVNVTALSVQNEPNATQTWDSCLYTPEEEREFLADYLYPRLRQDGLGDVEVYIWDHNKERLFDRACAEIDCRTDHMIAGLAFHWYSGDHFDALRLVREKFPDKKLIFSEGCIEYSRFDKNQLANAQMYAHDMMGNLCAGMNGFFDWNIALNEAGGPNHVGNYCEAPVICDTVAGTMEFKLSFRYISHFSRFIQPGARRVATTNFSDRLEVAAFQNPDGTLAVIFLNRTHDKFSVALRLDGRILPVELEESSIATVIIQI, encoded by the coding sequence ATGGAGGCCACGTTATTTCTCACGACTTTTGACGGGGGGCGGGCCGCAGCCCACCGGAAGTCTATCGCGTTTCAGCCCGACGAGGGGGGGCAGGAGCTAGGGTTGGTGAATCTCTATCCGGAGATGCGATACCAGGAGATATTTGCTTTCGGCGGCGCCATCACTGACGCGGTTGGAGCTACCCTGGAGCGCCTGCCGCCGGAGCATGCCCAGGAGATCATTGACGCCTATTTTGGCCCGAAAGGGATCGGCTACCGAGCGATCCGCACCCATATCGACAGCTGCGATTTCTCCACCGACCAGTACTCCGCCGTCACTGACATATCAGACACGGAGCTGCGCACCTTCTCCCTGGAGCGAGACGAGAGGCGGATCATTCCCTGGATCAAGGCCGCCTATCGGGCGGCGGGTCGGGAAGTGCCCGTTATGCTCTCCCCCTGGTCTCCCCCGGCCTTTATGAAGACCAATGGCAGCCGGAATGGCGGAGGACGGCTGCTAAAGGAGTACTATCCGCTGTGGGCCCGCTATCTGTGCAGGTATATCAAGGAGTACCGTGCCCGGGGTGTTAACGTCACCGCTCTCAGTGTGCAGAACGAGCCCAACGCCACCCAGACCTGGGATAGCTGCCTCTATACACCGGAGGAGGAGCGGGAGTTTTTAGCCGACTACCTCTACCCGAGGCTCCGTCAGGATGGGCTGGGGGATGTGGAGGTCTATATCTGGGACCACAACAAGGAGCGGCTTTTTGATAGGGCCTGCGCGGAGATCGATTGCCGCACCGACCATATGATCGCCGGCCTGGCGTTCCATTGGTACAGCGGCGACCACTTTGATGCGCTGCGCCTGGTCAGGGAGAAGTTTCCCGATAAAAAGCTTATTTTCTCCGAGGGGTGCATTGAGTATAGTCGGTTTGACAAGAACCAGCTTGCCAACGCCCAGATGTACGCCCACGATATGATGGGGAATCTCTGCGCCGGAATGAACGGATTTTTTGACTGGAACATCGCTTTGAATGAGGCGGGCGGACCAAATCATGTGGGGAACTACTGTGAGGCGCCGGTCATCTGTGATACCGTGGCCGGCACAATGGAATTTAAGCTCTCATTTCGGTATATCAGCCATTTCAGCCGTTTTATCCAGCCGGGGGCCCGCCGAGTGGCTACCACAAATTTTTCTGACCGGCTGGAGGTGGCTGCCTTCCAGAATCCGGACGGTACCCTGGCCGTCATCTTTCTAAACCGTACGCATGACAAATTCTCCGTCGCCCTGCGCCTGGATGGGCGCATACTTCCGGTCGAACTGGAGGAAAGCTCCATTGCGACAGTGATAATCCAAATTTAG
- a CDS encoding conserved membrane hypothetical protein (Evidence 4 : Homologs of previously reported genes of unknown function), which produces MTRARHALPKALMYVFLILLLLLSVVPFYLVIVNATHSSFDIVTKLNLLPGSAAVDNYATMQSHVNIWRGFANSLVIAIPYTAFTGYFGALTAYGFAKYKFKGKNALFGIVLASMMIPSQVSIIGFYQLNLKLGLINSYLPFILPGIANATSVFFLRGIIAQSIPNSMMEAARLEGCSEFKIFNRIVLPCVVPGVATMCIFNFVACWNNYIGPLIIMTKSERYTLPVMIAMIKGLYLTNYGAMYLAIAISVVPIIVVFCFFSKYIINGLTVGSDK; this is translated from the coding sequence ATGACTAGGGCCCGGCATGCTCTTCCCAAGGCGCTGATGTACGTATTCCTTATCCTACTGCTGCTTTTGTCTGTGGTCCCTTTCTACCTGGTTATCGTGAACGCTACCCACTCCAGTTTTGACATTGTGACAAAGCTCAACCTGCTGCCCGGCTCTGCTGCGGTGGACAACTACGCCACTATGCAGTCCCATGTGAACATCTGGCGTGGCTTTGCCAACAGCCTCGTCATCGCCATTCCTTACACCGCTTTTACAGGCTATTTCGGGGCTCTTACCGCTTATGGATTTGCCAAATATAAATTCAAAGGGAAAAATGCGCTGTTCGGGATCGTGCTGGCCTCCATGATGATCCCCTCTCAGGTGAGCATCATCGGTTTTTACCAGCTCAACCTGAAGCTAGGGCTCATAAACTCCTACCTGCCTTTTATCCTGCCCGGCATCGCCAACGCCACCTCGGTTTTCTTCCTGCGGGGCATCATCGCCCAGAGTATCCCCAACTCAATGATGGAGGCCGCCCGGCTGGAGGGCTGCTCGGAGTTCAAAATCTTCAACCGCATCGTTTTACCCTGTGTCGTTCCCGGCGTGGCCACCATGTGCATATTCAATTTCGTAGCCTGCTGGAACAACTATATAGGGCCCCTAATTATCATGACCAAGAGCGAGAGGTACACCCTGCCCGTTATGATCGCCATGATTAAAGGCCTCTACCTCACCAACTATGGGGCCATGTATCTAGCCATCGCCATCTCGGTGGTGCCCATCATCGTGGTATTCTGTTTCTTCTCCAAGTACATCATTAACGGCCTCACTGTGGGCTCAGACAAGTAA